Proteins co-encoded in one Prunus persica cultivar Lovell chromosome G6, Prunus_persica_NCBIv2, whole genome shotgun sequence genomic window:
- the LOC18773561 gene encoding probable pectinesterase 29 produces MSTILALLLVFLSALNAQPDISRTILVDKRGGGNFTTLKQAIDSIPSNNLLWTRITTVFIEKIVIPKDKPYIILQGDLKYPSVVEYGDGGNVVESPTFKLEADNFVARNIVFKNTYNRPNNGKKIIQAPAASLTGDKASFYHCKFISVQDTLHDGLGRHYFNDCFVEGAIDFIWGNGQSIYEKCKIISVTDRIGRAGFITAQGRSAANEPTGYVFNDCHVNGTGPIFLGRPYRNYSRVVFASTYMENIITPEGWSEWLTGPLNLTTFSEVNCKGPGADMSRRVSWEKKLSTEEVAYFTTTASFIDKEGWLEKQPK; encoded by the exons ATGTCAACAATACTTGCTCTTCTCCTAGTTTTCTTGAGTGCTTTGAATGCACAACCCGACATTTCAAGAACCATCCTAGTTGATAAGAGAGGTGGAGGGAATTTTACAACACTGAAACAAGCCATCGACTCTATCCCATCAAACAACTTATTGTGGACCCGCATAACCACGGTGTTTAT TGAAAAAATTGTGATCCCTAAAGACAAACCCTACATAATTCTTCAAGGAGACCTTAAATATCCTAGCGTGGTTGAATATGGAGATGGTGGCAACGTTGTGGAAAGTCCTACATTCAAATTGGAAGCAGATAATTTTGTGGCTCGGAATATAGTTTTCAAG AATACATATAACCGTCCCAATAatggaaagaaaattattCAGGCACCTGCGGCTTCGCTTACGGGCGACAAAGCAAGCTTTTATCATTGTAAGTTCATTAGTGTGCAAGACACATTGCATGATGGTCTTGGTCGTCACTATTTCAATGACTGCTTTGTCGAAGGTGCCATAGACTTTATTTGGGGCAACGGCCAGTCTATTTACGAG AAATGCAAGATAATATCTGTAACAGACAGAATAGGCCGAGCTGGTTTTATCACAGCGCAGGGTAGAAGTGCCGCAAATGAACCTACTGGTTATGTATTCAACGATTGCCATGTAAATGGAACAGGCCCTATATTTTTAGGAAGACCATACAGAAATTACTCAAGAGTGGTGTTTGCCTCCACGTACATGGAAAATATTATTACCCCGGAGGGTTGGTCCGAGTGGCTAACTGGTCCTct GAATTTAACCACATTCTCAGAAGTGAATTGCAAAGGACCTGGAGCAGACATGTCTCGTCGTGTATCATGGGAGAAGAAATTATCGACTGAGGAAGTCGCATACTTCACAACCACAGCGTCTTTCATAGACAAAGAGGGATGGTTGGAAAAGCAACCGAAATAA